In Opitutaceae bacterium TAV5, one genomic interval encodes:
- a CDS encoding transcriptional regulator encodes MMYNLAPSSDNCEAGAKGNDLMKQATGMTDGTKHDGELREGKPGSGGVQSLQRGLAVLERVSQAEDGLTLGRLSELTGLKKTTVHNLARTLLEDGYLARLTQPVRYAAGPALAALARRNASANTLHLAAEPALLALAAEFPGSAALLVEAAGAEVRVTLRVSPENPASVERPLDRLSPPYISATSLVFLALGSNAWREACMSRYPFADFGAPLWGSFEALEAQLDKIRKERRAVLDRPGATLAPMAFPVTGSRGELLAALGLAFRPAQAGGALAAKRRALSRTHELAQRLGARFGGGA; translated from the coding sequence ATGATGTATAATCTTGCGCCGTCAAGCGACAACTGCGAGGCTGGTGCCAAGGGAAACGATCTTATGAAACAGGCAACGGGCATGACGGACGGGACGAAGCACGACGGGGAGCTGCGCGAAGGGAAACCGGGCAGTGGCGGCGTGCAGTCATTACAGCGCGGACTGGCGGTTCTCGAGCGGGTGAGCCAGGCGGAAGACGGGCTTACGCTCGGACGCCTTTCGGAGCTGACGGGGCTGAAAAAAACCACCGTGCACAATCTTGCCCGGACGTTGCTGGAGGACGGTTATCTGGCGCGGCTCACGCAGCCGGTGCGTTATGCGGCGGGGCCTGCGCTGGCGGCGCTGGCCAGGCGTAATGCTTCAGCCAATACGCTGCACCTGGCGGCGGAGCCGGCGTTGCTGGCGCTGGCGGCGGAGTTTCCCGGATCGGCGGCGTTGCTGGTCGAGGCGGCGGGGGCGGAAGTGCGCGTGACGCTGCGGGTCAGCCCCGAAAATCCGGCAAGCGTGGAGAGGCCGCTGGACCGGTTGAGCCCGCCGTATATCAGCGCCACGTCACTGGTGTTTCTCGCGTTGGGCAGCAATGCCTGGCGCGAGGCGTGCATGAGCCGTTATCCGTTTGCCGATTTCGGCGCGCCTTTGTGGGGATCGTTCGAGGCGCTGGAGGCGCAGCTGGACAAGATACGCAAGGAACGCCGCGCTGTCCTGGACAGACCCGGAGCGACCCTGGCGCCGATGGCGTTTCCCGTGACGGGTTCGCGCGGCGAATTGCTGGCGGCGCTCGGGCTGGCGTTCCGCCCGGCGCAGGCAGGCGGCGCCCTGGCTGCGAAGCGGCGCGCGCTCTCCCGCACGCATGAGCTGGCGCAGCGGCTGGGCGCCCGGTTTGGCGGAGGAGCGTGA